In Rhodococcus pseudokoreensis, the DNA window GCGCACCACACCGGTGCTGCGCTCGGGCACACCGACGATCGGCCCGGCAGTGGACGCAGAGCTCGTGACGGTGGAGGCGGTGCTCGCGACGGCGAACAATTCGATCGGCTCGCTGGTCGCGAGGGGGGATGTTCGTGTTCCGGCGAACGATTCGATCGGTTCGCTGGTCGTGACGGGTGCGGCAGCCAGCGATCGGCTCGCGTCGGTGGTGAATACCTTCTCCTGTCGACGGCACCATGCCGCGGCCAGCGCCCAGAACGTCGGCGACTCGATCGGTACCTGTGGGTCATTCGACAGGAACGGACGTAGCCCGAGGGCTCCGAGCACCTTCGACACGACGCTGGATGCGACGTCCACCGCCGGAGCGGGGAGAGACGGTCCCAATGCCAGCGTCCCGACCTGCGGTGCATCGGCAGGGGTGTCGGATACTCCGCGCGTCAGCGCTGTCGTCGTGTCGATCGCAGGGATCGCAGGAGCCGTCGCCGGTACTGCGTCCAGGACTGCTGCCGGCACGTCCGGGACGAGTCCGCGCACTGCCGGGGTCTCCGCCGCGGCGGCCGGGTCGAGAGCCGTGCTGGATCCGTCCGTTACCGGGGTAGTCGACAGGTTCGGCGCAACGGCGCTGTCCGCAGGTGCGCGGTCGTGACCCTGTGCTGATGTCGAGGACGCGGACGAATCCGCTCGCTCGGTGACTGCTCGTTCCGGAGGCTGGTCGGCCGGCGCGATCGCGGCACCGGACTCGTCGATCGTGGCCGGTGCCGTGGCGGCAGAACTCGATCCGACCTGCCCGGACCCGTCTGCCGTCGCGGCCGAATCCGGCATGCCCCCGCCGCTCGCAGTCGACGAACCGTCGGGTGTCGTGGGGTCGGGTGTCGTGGCGGTGTCGGGGGTCGTCGCGTCGGACCCGTTCATGTCGTCGCTCGTGGTGGACGTGGATTCGGTGCCCGCGGTGGATTGGGTATCGGCGCCGGAGGTGGAGGTGGATTCCGAATCCGTGCCGGACGTGGTTTGCGAATCCGTGGTCGAGTCGTCGGTCGTCGACGATCCGGATCTGCCGCCCGACGAGTCCGAGTCGGCACGCGATGCGCCGGATGACGTCCTGTCCGACGAAGTCCCGTCCGTGGATCGGTCCGTGGATCTCCCCTCGGACGATGTCTGGTCGGAGGAGTCGGAACTCGACGACGCGGACGAGTCGCCGACGGACGGTGCTGCCACCGCGATGCCGGCCGGCGCGACCGCAAGCCCTATGCCCACTGCCACCGCTAGCTCGCTGAGGTGCTTGAGGTGCTTGTCGTTGTTCATGGGTTACTCCTCCATGAGGACACTTCGAACTGCAGTACGGACGCACCATCCGGGCGCTGGGCTGGATTGTCGCCTCGAAGCGCTTCTCGAGTTGCATGGGACAGCAATGATCGTCACGCTCAGTCGCGGATCTGAACCGCGTAGTCGACTACGCGATTTTCCGGTTACTGCGGCGACGCACGATCAGCGCAGTCTGGCGTGATAGCGGTGGCCTTCGACTGTACGGATGGAGACTCCGAGGCGTTCGGCGATCTCTTTGTTGGTGAAGCCTTGGGCGACGAGGGCGACGATTTCGCGCTGTCGCCTCGTGAGTGGGGTGGTTTCGCGAGCTTTGCGCAGTGCGGGGGTGTTGAGTCCGCGGTGGGTGCCTGCCAGCGTCCTGGCACGTTCGATGGCTGTCAGTGCGGAACCGTGATGCTGCTGTTCGCGGAAGAGAGTTCCGGCTTGGGCGGAGGCATCGGTCGCTGCGACGATGTCACCGATTTCTTCGTACCGCCGTGAGGCTTCGGTGAGTTTTTCGCCGTTGACGCAGGTCAGACCGTTGGCATGCAGTGCAACGGCGTGGACGCGTGGCCCGTCGACGAGCGCGGTGAGCTCGTTCACCCGGTGCGCTGTGGTGCGATCGCCGAATTGCGATGCGGCTTGCAGACACAGGAGTTCTTGGCCGAAGTGGCCGCGTTCGGCCGCGATCGCGGCCGCCGTCCGGGCGAGGCGGATTGCATCGGCGATCATCTCCTGGGCGGCCGCAGCCCATGCTTTGGCGAGGGTGCACGCTGATCGGAGGAAGCCGTAAGGATTAAGCGTGTCGAGATCGCGCACCAGCTCCGCTGCGCGTTTCCCGTCCCCGCGATGCGATAACGCGAGAATCAGGTAAACCCTGCAGCTGACGACAGCTGACCTGTCGTACGTGGTGGTACGGAATTCGCGATCCGCCCTGTTCAGAACCTCGAGCGCAGCGCTCAGACGACCTTGGGACAGGTCAACGTAGCTGTGGAGCAACGAGACAAACAATCCTATGGTTCCGGGAGTGCTCGCGGCATACTCGACAAACTGGGTCATGACTTGTTCCGCGGCCTGAAGGTACCCCGCGATGAACATTGCTTCGATGTGGAAGTAGACGATCCCGTACTCCAGCGCGGAAGCATCACTCGATGTTGCGACCAAAGCGGAGGCCCGCTTGGTCAACGGAGAAACCTTGACGGCATTTCCCGAGTAACCGTGGGCAATGACCAGGGCGCATGAGGTGAGCACGAATGCCATATCGCTCGGCGCAGCCTGAAAGACCACGTTTCCTGCGGCGATCGCGCGGTCAGGTCGGCCTTGCACCGACTCGAGGAGTGCTTCGAACGCGGCTAGCTCGGATGATTTGTGGTTATAGGGCGCTACCATGGCGACTGAGAGTTCTTGCCTCGCCCGTTCGGGATCGCCGAGGCTCCAGCAGAGGGTGCCGACTCGCATAACGGACAGTCGCCGTTGCTCCTCGATCGTTAGCGCGTTCTGATCGAGCGCCTCGAGCAGGGTGAATGCATCCTGTGCCCGACCGACGTGATTGAGCACCCAGTAGTGCAGCATCGCGCCTTGAAAGCCGCTGTCAGATATATGTCCGGCGTCCGCGAAACGAAGGGCGAGGGGAGCATCGTGGAGCCGTAGTGCGGTGGCGGTGGCGGCGAGGTAAAGCCCAAGGTCGGGCGGCAGGTCGGATTCGAGCGTCAGCAATGCCCGTCGCAACAAAGCTGCGGGTGTTGGATCAGCGCGGGTAGAAAGAGCGGTTGCGAGACGGCCGCGCAGGCGGCGCAGTTGTAGGAGGTTGCCAGTGCTGCGACGGACTTCACCGTAGAGGGGGTGGCTGAGGCGGACGGCGATATCGCCGTTGTCGCTGGTCATGTCGATGAGACCGCGGGAATGCACTTCCTTGACCGCATGCGGGCTGGTGAGGATTTCCAACACCGTGCCGTCAATGGGTTCGCCAATCGCGAGGTAGTCGAGGACTTCCGCCGTGTCATCGGTCAGCGAACCAAGCTGGCCGGTAATCAGTTTGGCGAGGGTGGGTGAGACGACGGGTTCACCAATCAACCGCCAGGTGCCGACGTCGCTCACGAGCCGTCCGGCGTCCCGTTCCTGGCGAACGAGATGCCGCAGGAACAGCACGTTGCCGCGGGTCAGGTTCCAAAGTTCGGCCGCCGTTGCGGGGGCGACGGGCCCAGCAAGCGCTTGCGAAAGTAAGCGTTCAGTGTCGTTCTCGCGCAAGGGGTCTAAATCGAGCCGGTTGAGGAACCCGTCTTTCCAGAGGGTGGTGATGGTGTCGGGGGCCGGTTCTGTGCTGCGCAGGGTGAGCACGACCCTGGCAAGGCCGCGCTGCACGAGTTGTTGGATGACGACGACGGACAGGTCGTCGAGCAGGTGAACGTCGTCGACGGCCACGACTACGGGCTTGTCGCCAGCAGTGAGCGCTTTGATGACGGTATGGATGACCATCATCGGGTCGGCCTGCGAGGTCGGTGCCCATTGAGCAAACGCTCCCAACGGAAGAGTTCGGGCCGAGGCGGTAGCGGTGACCCACCGGACGGCGTGCCGTTTGGCAAGTACGGCGACAGCGGCACTCGCCAACCGACTCTTGCCAACACCGACACCGCCTGCTACAAGAACCCCAGAGCCATCACCTGAGCCTTCGATAGTCGCCCAGATGCGCCGCAGTTCCTCATCTCTGCCAATAAGCGGCCAGACATCGTCCACGGTCCAATCTTAACTACTGCGTTAGTAGGCGCGGGAAATCATCGATCCCTGACGCCTTGCGTCTTCCAGCTCGATGATCCGACCCGTCTGAGCCACTTCGGACGGCCGGCGCACCAGCACCAGCACCCGCGCGCCCGTGCCCAGTGCACCGGGTTCGGGTCCCGGCTTGTGCTTCTTCTCGGGCATGAGCCTGTACCTTCCGCTTGGCAACGCGCCCGGATCATAAGCACGACGCCGTTCCGGCCGCTGAGCGATCGGCAACCCGCGCCGCTGATGACGAGACATACCGGGCGCCTTCGAATCCCGTCTCGAACTCTCCTGCGCCCTCGCCGACCACAGCCGAGACCATCCGCGGTCCGCGCGCACCGGCCAGACACGACCGGATCACTTCTTGGGCGGTGCAGGGAATTTCGTCGCCAGCCGCGGCGACCCCGCCTGGCCCGCTTCGAAACCTGGCTCGACCAACGACTCACCACACTGCAGCCGACACCAGAAATCCACACTCCCATTGAGCAATTCGCCCGCGGCTTAACCCCAACACCATGAACATCCACGCCGCCCGCGCGGCAATCCCAAGGGGCAACCACCCCGCGATCAAGCGCCCGAAACGATGAGCCAGTCGCCACCCAGGAGATCTCGACAGAAGCTGATAAGGCCCCATTCAATCCGACCGACCGAGGCGCCGCGTCCGCCGCCGCGGGCTCCGCTACTTGCGGCCGGCCGCCCACTTCATGCCCCAGCTGTAGGTCTTGTCGAGATCGGCCTGGCTGCCTTCGACGTACTTCACTTCGCGCGTCACGGTGATGCCCTGCCCGGTGTTCTGCAGCATCGCGATGGCGCAGATACGAGCGGAGCTGTTGGCCGAGTCCAGTCGAACCTCCACCTCGGGGCCGCTGGTGGGGTAGAGGGTGACGACGCCGTCCACGGCTGCCCAGTTGGGTGCGCCGTCGTAGATCATCGCGAAGATGAGGATGCGCTTGAACATTTCCGGTCGGTCGAGGTTGATCTGCATGTTCTCGCCGCCGGTCGCGGTGCCGGTCCGGTCGTCGGCGTCGAGCTTGATGAACGGCGAGGCCTGCAGCGAACCGAAAGTGTTGCCGAGCGCTTGGACGACACCCTTCGATCCGTCGGCCAGTTCGTAGAGACAGCCGAGGTCCAGGTCGATGCCACTATTACCGCCCGCGGCGGCCGCAAGTTTCGCGAAGAAGCCGGCCTTCCTGGGCTGCGGAGTCGCGCCCGTCGACCAGTTGAGATTGACCCGCATCGCACCCTGTCGCTCACCCGACTTCGTGAGGCTGACCGACGGCGCCGCCTTCGACAATGTGACCTTGCTCAGATTTACGCCGCCCTGCGGTGCGGCAGGGGTGGGGGTGCGGCGGGTGTAGTCGATGGCCACAGGTGGGAACCTTCCGATTGGCTGCGCGGATCGTGTCAGACCGTTGTCCGATTTGCACGATTTCGGTCCAGAGTAGCCGTAGTCGTGAGCCCCGCACTCCGCACGACCGCCGTCACGCTGAGTCGCGTGCGCTCCACTCGATCGCGGGGCAGGTGTCCATCACCATGGCGACGCCCTTCGCGGTCGTGCGCTGGAACGCGGCCTCGTCGATGACTCCCAGTTGGAACCAGACGCCTTTCGCGCCTACCTCGACGGCCTGGTCCGCGAACTCGCCGGCGGCCTCGCTCTGCCGGAAGACATCGACGACGTCGATCAGGAACGGGACGTCGGCCAGAGTGGCGTACCCCTGCTCGCCGAGCACAGTCGGTGCGGTGGGATGGATGGGGACGATTCGTTTTCCTCGGCGCTGCAGCAACTCCGCGATGCGGTACGCCGTTCGGTCGGGATTGCCGGAGAGCCCGACGATCGCCCACGTCTCCCAGTCGTCGAGCATCGACGAGACGGCACCGGGGTCCTGCCACGAAGTGTTCACACCGCAAAACTACTACTCACCGCCGACTTCGGGCGGGATCGCTGAGCTGAACGGAACCGTCCGTGCGAAAGTATCCGCATGGTGATCCGTATCCCCGAGAATCCGCGCCTGTTGAATGGTTCCGAGGAATCGGTGTGGAATGCGCTGTTGGGTCAGCTCGGTGATGGTGACCTCGTGGTGGCAAACCAGCGGGTCACCGACCGACTCAAGGACCACGAGATCGACTTCGTGGTGGCGCTCGAGGGGTACGGGATCGTCTGCCTGGAGGTGAAAGGCGGGCAGATCTGGCACGACGGCGCCGATTGGTACCAGGACCAGCGAAAAGGTCCGACGGTCATTCACCCGGTTCGGCAAGCACGTGACGCGCTGTATGCCCTGCGGAGCTATGTGGAAGGCGACCCGCGCTGGAGTCACGGGCGGCTGCGATGGGACCACGTCGTGGTCTTCCCCAATACGGAACTCGCCGACGACTTCGGACTGCCGGAATGCCCACGCTGGAAGGTGATTGATCGCACCGGCCTGGATGACGTCGTGTCGCGACTGCAGAAGGTGCTGTCCGGTCAGCAACTGGACCGCCCGGCGCTGCCCGACGACGGGGTCGATCAGCTCACGACCGTCCTCTCCGGACGCGGGCTGCCGCAACGCGACGTGGTTGCGAGGGCGATCGCGAACGAAGACGCGGCCGACGCACTCACCGCCCAGCAGTCGGTGATTCTCGACGCGATCCGGCTGTTGCACCGGGTCGAGGTGCGGGGCGGCGCCGGAAGCGGCAAGACATTCCTCGCGGTCGAGAAGGCGCGGCGGTTGGCGAAGCAGGGGAAGCGGGTGGCGCTCATCTGCTACTCGCACGGGTTGGCGTCGTATCTCGGGCGGTTGACCGCCACCTGGTCCTACAAGGAGCGTCCCGCGTATGTGGGCGAGTTCCACGCGCTGGGTCAACGGTGGGGAGCGCCCGAGGGCCCGGACGAGAGCATCCGCAACACCGACACCGTGCAGTTCTGGGAACACGATCTTCCGCGGCATATGGCGGAGTTGGCGTCGGAATTGCCGTTGCGCGACCGGTTCGATGCGGTGGTCGTGGACGAGGCGCAGGATTTCGCCGACGACTGGTGGGGTCCGCTACTGGCCGCGTTGCGTGACGAAGAAGCCGGCGCAATCTACGTATTCAGTGATGAGGGGCAGCGAGTATTCGACAGGCAGGGCGTTCCGCCGATTCAGTTGGTCCCGTTGGTGCTCGATCACAATCTGAGAAACACCCGCCAAATAGCGGACTCGTTCACACCGCTGGTCGGACAGCGGATGCGCCTGCTCGGCGGGGAGGGCCCCGAGGTGCTCTTCGTGCCCTGCCAGGCAGAGGACGCGCTGACCGTTGCCGACGATCAGATCGATTCGTTGATGGACGAGGGTTGGCGTCCGGAGGATCTGGCATTGCTTGCCACGGGCAGCCGCCACCCGGAGCAGGTGAGCCGGCAGATAGAGGGCAACGCGGCGTATTGGGACAGCTTCTGGGATACCGAGCAGGTGTTCTATGGGCACGTCCTGGGATTCAAGGGACTCGAACGGCGTGCTGTCGTGCTGGCGCTGAATGAGAAGGTGGTACAGGAGCGTTCGCGGGAGCGGCTGTACGTCGGCCTGTCGAGGGCGCGGGATCAGCTCGTGGTGTGCGGCGATCCGGACTTCATCCGCGAAGTCGGGGGAGCGGAGTTGGCCAAACGAATGGGGATCTGACTTCTGGGCCTTCGCTTCCGGACCGACTCATGTGGCAGTGGCGGACTGCCGATCGCGGATCGTTCTGGCGAGGATTGCGTCGAAGGTGACGGGTACTCCTCCTTCCCGGTAGAGCGACACTTCTGCGCTCAACCAGGCTCGTCGGCTATTTTCCGTAGCCTTTCCGAGCTGATAGAGGCGCGCCTCTATCGCCTCCGGCGTGACCCCAAACTCCTGGGACCAGGCGTGCATATCGCGACAGTACCGGGCATACGTCGTGACGGGCCTGTTCCCGAGCGAGTAGGACGTGCCGGTCACTGTCGGCAGCGCCGACTCCACCCGCGAATCGAAGATCAGGCACCGCGGCTCACGCGAAGTACGGTCGCCGGCGAAGAACAGGACCTTGCTGAAGAACGCGGGACCCAGCCTGGGGACCCGGTGGTCCACGAACCCACGGTACGCATCCTCGATCTTTCCGGCATGGCTGGCGGTAGCACCTGTTCGGAGCGCAGTGAGGAGTCGGGTTCGCCCATCATCGGTTGCGGCGAAGTCGACGATCCGCCCGGCGTTACGGAAGTTGCCCATCACACCCCACGCGAGTATGTCCCAGAACAGTTGAAGTAGCTTCTGATCGTCGCCGGTCGTGCGGGCGATCTCGGCGAGTTGGAACAGTTCGTCCCGGTCAAAGCGGTCCGATGAGATTCGCACTCCCTTGTTCGCCCACTGGGTCCTGTTGACGGGTGCCGGCTCGAGCTCGCTCGACAGCA includes these proteins:
- a CDS encoding helix-turn-helix transcriptional regulator translates to MDDVWPLIGRDEELRRIWATIEGSGDGSGVLVAGGVGVGKSRLASAAVAVLAKRHAVRWVTATASARTLPLGAFAQWAPTSQADPMMVIHTVIKALTAGDKPVVVAVDDVHLLDDLSVVVIQQLVQRGLARVVLTLRSTEPAPDTITTLWKDGFLNRLDLDPLRENDTERLLSQALAGPVAPATAAELWNLTRGNVLFLRHLVRQERDAGRLVSDVGTWRLIGEPVVSPTLAKLITGQLGSLTDDTAEVLDYLAIGEPIDGTVLEILTSPHAVKEVHSRGLIDMTSDNGDIAVRLSHPLYGEVRRSTGNLLQLRRLRGRLATALSTRADPTPAALLRRALLTLESDLPPDLGLYLAATATALRLHDAPLALRFADAGHISDSGFQGAMLHYWVLNHVGRAQDAFTLLEALDQNALTIEEQRRLSVMRVGTLCWSLGDPERARQELSVAMVAPYNHKSSELAAFEALLESVQGRPDRAIAAGNVVFQAAPSDMAFVLTSCALVIAHGYSGNAVKVSPLTKRASALVATSSDASALEYGIVYFHIEAMFIAGYLQAAEQVMTQFVEYAASTPGTIGLFVSLLHSYVDLSQGRLSAALEVLNRADREFRTTTYDRSAVVSCRVYLILALSHRGDGKRAAELVRDLDTLNPYGFLRSACTLAKAWAAAAQEMIADAIRLARTAAAIAAERGHFGQELLCLQAASQFGDRTTAHRVNELTALVDGPRVHAVALHANGLTCVNGEKLTEASRRYEEIGDIVAATDASAQAGTLFREQQHHGSALTAIERARTLAGTHRGLNTPALRKARETTPLTRRQREIVALVAQGFTNKEIAERLGVSIRTVEGHRYHARLR
- a CDS encoding TerD family protein — encoded protein: MAIDYTRRTPTPAAPQGGVNLSKVTLSKAAPSVSLTKSGERQGAMRVNLNWSTGATPQPRKAGFFAKLAAAAGGNSGIDLDLGCLYELADGSKGVVQALGNTFGSLQASPFIKLDADDRTGTATGGENMQINLDRPEMFKRILIFAMIYDGAPNWAAVDGVVTLYPTSGPEVEVRLDSANSSARICAIAMLQNTGQGITVTREVKYVEGSQADLDKTYSWGMKWAAGRK
- a CDS encoding CoA-binding protein encodes the protein MNTSWQDPGAVSSMLDDWETWAIVGLSGNPDRTAYRIAELLQRRGKRIVPIHPTAPTVLGEQGYATLADVPFLIDVVDVFRQSEAAGEFADQAVEVGAKGVWFQLGVIDEAAFQRTTAKGVAMVMDTCPAIEWSARDSA
- a CDS encoding NERD domain-containing protein, whose product is MVIRIPENPRLLNGSEESVWNALLGQLGDGDLVVANQRVTDRLKDHEIDFVVALEGYGIVCLEVKGGQIWHDGADWYQDQRKGPTVIHPVRQARDALYALRSYVEGDPRWSHGRLRWDHVVVFPNTELADDFGLPECPRWKVIDRTGLDDVVSRLQKVLSGQQLDRPALPDDGVDQLTTVLSGRGLPQRDVVARAIANEDAADALTAQQSVILDAIRLLHRVEVRGGAGSGKTFLAVEKARRLAKQGKRVALICYSHGLASYLGRLTATWSYKERPAYVGEFHALGQRWGAPEGPDESIRNTDTVQFWEHDLPRHMAELASELPLRDRFDAVVVDEAQDFADDWWGPLLAALRDEEAGAIYVFSDEGQRVFDRQGVPPIQLVPLVLDHNLRNTRQIADSFTPLVGQRMRLLGGEGPEVLFVPCQAEDALTVADDQIDSLMDEGWRPEDLALLATGSRHPEQVSRQIEGNAAYWDSFWDTEQVFYGHVLGFKGLERRAVVLALNEKVVQERSRERLYVGLSRARDQLVVCGDPDFIREVGGAELAKRMGI